The genomic stretch AAAGGAATAAGAATTTTCCCGAACATCGTCAATAATTCTCAGATCTACTTCATCTCTTTTCAGCGAACTACCTGCATTTGCCAAAACCAACTCAAGAGCCTCTTCCCCTGAATGAGTTTTCGTGTTGTCCTCAATTGGATGTGGAGTTGCCAGCCGGATCCCCTCGATGGCCGCCTGTGGTACTTCTCCATAACTACTGTGAAACTGGTTTAAAACTCCATAAGTCCAGTTGTCCTGAGATGTCTGTGAACTCCCTTCTACCACATTCCCATCTACATAGAATTTGCCCCAGATATCATAGACTTCGGTTCCCTCTATCTTGTTCTTATCTATAGATACAATCCTATTCCGCTTGGAACCCGTAGGAGACGCCGGCCCTGGTTTATAATAGTTGTTGACGATGTTTACATTCATAGCTTCACCCCCATAGGCACTATTAGATCCCCAATTATAGATCACATTGTTCCGCATATCTACCAAATCTGTAAGAGCAAAGGCTTTACCAGCTTCTTCTCCCAAGCGCGGGTTTCGGCTATCATGATGAGCAAGAAGATTGTGGTGAAAAGAGGCTTTTTTTCCACCCCAGATTCCTCCATAGCCATGAGAACCTTTTTCATGTACTGAGTTTTTCAAACTTTCTGAAACTATATTCCATTGAAACGTGGTATTCTCATTAGCGTAGAAGGTTGCGGTCTCATCCGTAGACCAACTCATAGAACAGTGATCGATGATAATATCCTTCCGGAAACGAGCTTCCAGCGCATCAGCTTCCTGCTTCCCCTCATCGCCCATCCTAAATCTAAGGTACCGGATGATTACATTGTCGGCATTGATCACCACAGGATAATCCCGGATCGAAATCCCATCACCCGGAGCACTTTGCCCAGCAATAGTAATATCTCCGAAATTGATCTGAAGCTTGGATTTCAGTTGGATGGTGCCTCCTGTATTGAACACTATGGTGCGCTTCCCAGACTGGTTTATAGCATGTCTGAGGGTTCCCTCGGAGCCATCATCCGTTAATTTATCCACATAATACACCTTGCCTCCACGTCCACCTGTGGTAAGTCGGCCAAATCCTTCAGCACCGGGAAAGGCAATGTGCAAACCATCATATGGCACTCCCGCTTCAGTTTCCTCCTCTTCCTCTATTACAGGATCAGGCTCCGGGGAGTCCTTGCATGCAGCAATCGCACACAATACAAAGAGGATATTTATAAAATTCACGTTCATTTCAATATACTTTTAAGGTGAAAAGAAGAAGGTGCGACATAGCCACACCCCTTCCCAATCAATAATAACCCACTTTCTATTATCTTATAAAATTACCCTCCATCGCTTGTCTCCTGAATCAAACCTTCCCACAAAAGCCATATCCTTGAAATTGAAATCGTTGGTGGCGGGGCTGACCCATAGGTCGGCTTGTCCCTTGGAATAATTCCCTACCGGAAACCCAGGAATCTCACTATCAGAAAAACTGAAGTCCCCAGTACTGTAGGTATTAACAATGTTGAAATTGGTATTCCCCAATCCTTCTATTCCTCGGACAGCATAGCTTTCTGATTCGCTTTCATCCCACGCATGGCCGAAAATACTGTTGGTGATAGAGACCCCGTTGGTCACGTTATTGTTTCCATCTCCACCTCTGTATCTGAAGATTCTGTTGCTTCCACTGACAAAATTGCCAAAGGTACAAGCATCAATCACAATAGAAGTCGAGTTGTTTCTGGATGTGATCCCTGCCTGGATCTTGTTGAAAGTAGAGGACTCAAACACAATATTATTCACATGGGCGGTCTTTTCTCCTTCCTTGGGATCAGTATCTGTCGTCAGCAAACCATAGCTGCCAACGCTGTCCACCAAGGTATTTCTGATGATATACTTATCCAAAGCCACTGTCCCTCTGATTCTCAAAATGCCGCGGACCGTTCCTATTTGGCAATTTTCAAAAAGCAATTCCCCGACATTCACATCACTGGTATTCGGGTTGAACACATAATCCCCAGAGTAATCTTCTCCCCGGATTTCTAAGTCTATAAACCGGATATGGTCAATCTGAGCCCCTTCGGCTATGTCCCAGTTTCCTGTAGTGTAGAGTCTCGCTTTCTTCTCCCCAAAACCATAAGCCGCTTGAATAGTTATTGATTTATCCAGCGGCTCCTTTGGTAAGTCATAGGTAACGCCTCTTTTCACCAAGATAAGATCGCCATCAGCAGCAGCTAAAACTGCATCAGCCACGGCACTCGGGCTATCATTTTCACGGATATCGATCACTCCTGGGGCGTTTGGATCTAAACCTGGTTCTCTGGTAGTGTAATTGACCCAGCCCCGTAGATTTTCCTCACTGTAAATCGCTATCTGATATTCTGTCTCAGGATCCAGACCTTCTACGATCACTTCAGCGTTTTCTTCCTCCTCACCGGAGACTGTTTGCTCATCGAAAAGAGGGGTATTCAATTGCAAATCCTCTGCGGCAAACACCTTGACCCCGGTCACCGGAGCACCCGCTTTAGTCCAGGTCACTCTAGCGGCTATATCCGTCACATCGTAAGATGCAGGGTTATTTAGAATAGTGGGGAAACGCTGAGTACGCACATTACCCAGATCAGCGGCCTTACTATCATACTGGGCATCAGCAGCATGAGCTGTAGACCTAATCTGATAAAGCGTATTCCAGAATAGCTCCTCACCTATCAATTCCTTATTGATCTCCACATAAGAAGTGTCAGTCTCTATCAGGTATTCTACTGTCTGAAAAGTATCACGGCTTACCTCAAGTGTATAGGATATGGCACTTTTCATATTGCCCTGATTGACAATGATCGTGTTGCCCTCAGAATACAGATCTTCGTTCAATACCGGTCTAAACAACCTGGTTTGCTCAAACATCTCTTCATCCTCCTTACATGCCGTCACAGCCACAACGGCCATCAACAGTATGACAAGGGAGGCTTTTATATTTCTATTTAGAATTTTCATTTTTGATTTGTTAGAATTTGACAGCCTCATTAAAATCCATAACCATCGTTGGACAATGTGCCCTGGCTATTGTTAATAGCCGTAGAAGGAATAGGGAAAATGTAGCGCGCTACTCCTGGATTTGGCCCATTGATGTAATTTGCCCAGTTCTTGGTAATCCACTCTTCGTATTGCAAGGTTTCATTGTGCATACTCAGCAGAAATGGAACCTGATTCCAGGTATCATCCGGTGGAGCTACCACTTTGGTATTTGGATTGAGCAGGACAAACTGCCCAGACTCATTCACCTTCCAGTACATGTAATCCGGAAGATCGCCAGTACCGTTAAACGCATCGTCAGCCATCTCTTTTAGGCCTTCCACTGTTTCTGCCATCTTCTGTGAGTAATTTCCCCAACGGATCAGTTCGTATTTACGGATCATCTCACCGCCAAACTCCCATGCTCTTTCATCCACTATAGCTTCAAAGAAGGTATCCTTGCTCCCTGACACTTCAGCAACATAAGCATCTACCCGAGTGCCCCAAAGGTCATCGCTAAAAGCCCTGCGTCTCACTCGCCTCAGTGCTTCCTGTGCTTCCGCAGTAGGGCCATTGAGTTCATTTTCCGCTTCTGCGAACATCAGCAGTATATCTGCATAGCGCAGCATCGGCCAGTTGATCCCGGTGCCTTTTGCTGAAGAAGCGCCTGGAGGATTTTCAAGAAATGACCTACTCCATTTACCCTGAGCTATGTTTGTTCTATTGTTCACAAATTCTTTTTCAAAAGAGGTGTTGATTTTATACAGGGCGCAAGTCACATCTCTTCGGGTATCCAGCGTATCGAAAGAAAAATAGTAAGTCGGCGGAATAGCCATGTAATTGTTCCCCGAACCAAAACTGTGTGCAGAAGTCGGCCCACCTTCTACGGTGATTCCAATGTTCCATGCCACATCCCCGTTGCCCAAAGCAAAAGGAACCTCAAAAAGCACATCTGCATTGACAGGAGATATAAATTTAGATTGGTTGAGAAACACCTGTCTGTAATCAGAAGGAAGCGCCCGGTCTTTCAATTGCATCAACTTATCAGTGTAAGTCTTTGCAATCTGATAGTACTCTAGGTAATCCCCTTCCCTTCTCTGAGAAAGATCCTCTACGACATAGTAACCTCCTCTTTGCAAAGCTATCCTGGCTATCATCCCCAACGTATATTCGCGGGTCACCTGCTCAATACCGTACGGTGTCTCATCAGCCCAAAGCATTTTATCTTCTACTTCGATCATGTCTGCGATGACTCCTGACAGGATCATGTTCCGGTCTTCTTTAGGAAGGTTAAACTCATTTCCGGCTTTTGGAGCGTCATTTACATAAGGCACATCCCCAAAGAAATAAACCAGGATGCTGTACCAGTAAGCCTTCAACGTGATCGCTTCCCCTAGTAGATGGTTCATTGTTTTGGCTTCCACTACATCTGTAGATTCCAGTTTACCGCTGGCCCTAAGTCCTTCTATGGATATATTGGCATCCCGGATGGCCTGATAGGCTGTGTTCCATACTATTTCCAGATCTCTGTTGTTCTCTAGTGCATTCAAGTCCCAGATCTGGTATCTATCACCGGAGCTGTTCCATCCGCTTTGGTGCTCTATATCCGTATTTCCAGCCATGTTGTTGGATAGCCTGGATCTAAAAGCATCCTGGCCAAAATGGGAATACACTGCATTTACGCCTTTTCGGGCATCATCCACATTGGAATAAATGTAATTGGTATCAAATGTAGATATGGATTCAGGCTCCAGGAAGTCCGCACATGAGAAACTTGCTCCTGCCAAAACAGCTAATAGTATATTTTTGATTTTCATTGCTTTAAAGTTCAGATCCCTTAAAATGTAACATTTAAGCCTACCGTATAAGAACGGCTCCGCGGGAATGAGGAGTAATCAACTCCCGGGGTCAACGCAGCATATGAACTGCTTCGGCTTGTGCTTACTTCCGGATCATATCCAGAGTAATTAGACCACAATTTCAAATTGCTCCCTGTCCCATAAATCCTAAGCTGGGAAAGACCTATTTTTGAAAGTAGGGTTCTAGGAAAGGAATAACCCATGGTCAGGTTGTTCAACCGAATAAATGAACCGTCTTCTACTGCCCAGTCAGAAATCACCGCACCGGCAATCCCAAAGCTGTTATGTGACCAAATGTTTTTATCAGCATTCATCTCCCCTAACTGCCCTAAGTCTGTCACTACTTCACCCGGGGTGCCTGTATAACCTCCATCCACATCTATATAAGTAAAGCGATTGTCTGAACTCATGGTAGTCAACATGTTGCCGTAAGTCACCCGACGATACTGATTGTACTGGATTTTACCTGTGTTATAGACATCATTGCCGTATTGGTAATTGAAAAACACCTGGGCATCGAAGCCTTTATATCTGGCATTGAGTCCAAATCCCCCCTGATTTTTCGGAAGAGCGTTACCTATCACTCTTCGGTCGTTGGCATCGATGACACCATCTCCATTCAGATCCTTCAGCTTCATGTAACCGGGCTTAATATTGGTATTTCCTACCACAGGGCCGGAAGTCGGTATTCCCTCTTTGAGAATATAGTTGCCGCTGACTTCATCGTAGGATTGGAAATCATCCACACTGTACATACCATCGCTTACGTAGCCGTAGATATCACCTAGTTTACCTCCTACCTGTAGATAGTAATCATTGATATTGTTCAAATCCGTACTTGCCCAGTTGGATTGGAAAAATCTTTCTGTCGTGCCATCCAATGCTACGATTTTGGCGATGTTCACTCCTGTGTTAAAGTTTACCGAAAGAGAAAAATCAGGCTTATCTAACAAGAAAACATTGATACCTAATTCAAACCCTTTGTTTGATGTACTACCGATATTATCCCACTGTGCGGTAAATCCTGTATTGGGAGGGATAGCTGACTGAAGCAAAAGATCACGTGTGGTGTTGGAGTAAAAATCCAAACTACCTTCGATTCTTGCACGCATAAAAGCAAAATCCAACCCTAGGTTTCTGTTAATGGTGGTTTCCCATACCAGATCCGGGTTATATAGTACCGAGCTACTTGGAGTGTAATACACATTATCTACATTGCCAAAGCCCGGCCCCCTGTTGGTAGATCCTTGGAACAGAAACTGGGTAGCAGTAGCATCGATTCGATCATTCCCTGTCTCCCCATAAGATACCCGAAGCTTCAACTCATCTACGAAGGTAGAATTACTAAGAAATCCTTCTTCAGATATCTTCCATCCCAAAGCGACCGCAGGAAACACCCCAACTCTATTTTCCTTGGCAAATTTGCTGGAAGCATCAGCCCTTACTGTACCTGTCAACAACCATTTATTGTTGAACTGATAATTTACCCGGCTAAAAAGTGAGAATCTGTTTACGTCTGTATCGTTCCTGGTCTCCAGGCGATCCACCCTTCCAAAGGTCATATTCGCAAAAAGCTCCTCCGGTGTAATGGACAATCTAAAGTCCTCAGACCGGATCATAGTATAAGTGCCTCCCGAGGAATAAATCTCCTGACCAAATAGGATATCCAACTGATGTTTATCCCCTAAGCCACTGACTTTCCAGTTCAAGCTATTCAGCCATCTGTAAGAGTTGCTTTCCCTGTTTGTTTTCACACCCAGCGGCAAGCTACCTCCGTTATTAAACGATTCTCCGGTCAAAGGCCCATAAAACCTCAGGTCTTCCCTAAAGGTCTTAGAGCCGTTGAAGGTCGTTTTGAACTCGAGGGCATCAACAATTTTCCAGGTAAGGCCTGCATTGAACACATAATCATTATCTGTGCGCTTTCTCCAATCCTGTTCTGCCAGTTCTATAGGACTAACCAAA from Algoriphagus sp. NG3 encodes the following:
- a CDS encoding pectate lyase — its product is MNVNFINILFVLCAIAACKDSPEPDPVIEEEEETEAGVPYDGLHIAFPGAEGFGRLTTGGRGGKVYYVDKLTDDGSEGTLRHAINQSGKRTIVFNTGGTIQLKSKLQINFGDITIAGQSAPGDGISIRDYPVVINADNVIIRYLRFRMGDEGKQEADALEARFRKDIIIDHCSMSWSTDETATFYANENTTFQWNIVSESLKNSVHEKGSHGYGGIWGGKKASFHHNLLAHHDSRNPRLGEEAGKAFALTDLVDMRNNVIYNWGSNSAYGGEAMNVNIVNNYYKPGPASPTGSKRNRIVSIDKNKIEGTEVYDIWGKFYVDGNVVEGSSQTSQDNWTYGVLNQFHSSYGEVPQAAIEGIRLATPHPIEDNTKTHSGEEALELVLANAGSSLKRDEVDLRIIDDVRENSYSFEGSRGSTNGIIDTQADVGGWPELTAGTPVIDSDKDGIPDEWEIANGLDPNLASDGAKIKAGTPYTYLEIYLNSLIKDFPIVD
- a CDS encoding DUF4957 domain-containing protein; translation: MKILNRNIKASLVILLMAVVAVTACKEDEEMFEQTRLFRPVLNEDLYSEGNTIIVNQGNMKSAISYTLEVSRDTFQTVEYLIETDTSYVEINKELIGEELFWNTLYQIRSTAHAADAQYDSKAADLGNVRTQRFPTILNNPASYDVTDIAARVTWTKAGAPVTGVKVFAAEDLQLNTPLFDEQTVSGEEEENAEVIVEGLDPETEYQIAIYSEENLRGWVNYTTREPGLDPNAPGVIDIRENDSPSAVADAVLAAADGDLILVKRGVTYDLPKEPLDKSITIQAAYGFGEKKARLYTTGNWDIAEGAQIDHIRFIDLEIRGEDYSGDYVFNPNTSDVNVGELLFENCQIGTVRGILRIRGTVALDKYIIRNTLVDSVGSYGLLTTDTDPKEGEKTAHVNNIVFESSTFNKIQAGITSRNNSTSIVIDACTFGNFVSGSNRIFRYRGGDGNNNVTNGVSITNSIFGHAWDESESESYAVRGIEGLGNTNFNIVNTYSTGDFSFSDSEIPGFPVGNYSKGQADLWVSPATNDFNFKDMAFVGRFDSGDKRWRVIL
- a CDS encoding RagB/SusD family nutrient uptake outer membrane protein — encoded protein: MKIKNILLAVLAGASFSCADFLEPESISTFDTNYIYSNVDDARKGVNAVYSHFGQDAFRSRLSNNMAGNTDIEHQSGWNSSGDRYQIWDLNALENNRDLEIVWNTAYQAIRDANISIEGLRASGKLESTDVVEAKTMNHLLGEAITLKAYWYSILVYFFGDVPYVNDAPKAGNEFNLPKEDRNMILSGVIADMIEVEDKMLWADETPYGIEQVTREYTLGMIARIALQRGGYYVVEDLSQRREGDYLEYYQIAKTYTDKLMQLKDRALPSDYRQVFLNQSKFISPVNADVLFEVPFALGNGDVAWNIGITVEGGPTSAHSFGSGNNYMAIPPTYYFSFDTLDTRRDVTCALYKINTSFEKEFVNNRTNIAQGKWSRSFLENPPGASSAKGTGINWPMLRYADILLMFAEAENELNGPTAEAQEALRRVRRRAFSDDLWGTRVDAYVAEVSGSKDTFFEAIVDERAWEFGGEMIRKYELIRWGNYSQKMAETVEGLKEMADDAFNGTGDLPDYMYWKVNESGQFVLLNPNTKVVAPPDDTWNQVPFLLSMHNETLQYEEWITKNWANYINGPNPGVARYIFPIPSTAINNSQGTLSNDGYGF
- a CDS encoding TonB-dependent receptor — its product is MKQTLLVSEKSRYLFILFCLMCGLSFQTYAQNGSITGTVIGSDGLPLPGAYVTVKGTTRGTVTEVDGNYSIPAVSSETLVFSFIGMQTQEIQVGNQTVINVTLEDDMAQLETVEVVSFGYGTVKRTDMTGSVASISGKELSKIPVASAAQAITGRLPGVNVLTTDGSPDADIVIRVRGGGSITQDNAPLYVVDGFIVSSIRDIPPTDIESISVLKDASATAIYGAQASNGVIVVTTKTPVAGKVSVSYNNFFQWKTLPKDRRYEVLDPYEYVMANYEYAKLRSDADVRRFERFYGVYDDLELYKQKQGTDWQEELFGDPQMSMYHNLSLSGGTDKTKVMLSLTNNSDEGLMINSGYNRNVINFKLNQELSKRLTFDAGARITHTVVDGAGTSGNAQINIKDAVQTRPVNGIADELDIDVSQLNSEDDFQSFLLSLVSPIELAEQDWRKRTDNDYVFNAGLTWKIVDALEFKTTFNGSKTFREDLRFYGPLTGESFNNGGSLPLGVKTNRESNSYRWLNSLNWKVSGLGDKHQLDILFGQEIYSSGGTYTMIRSEDFRLSITPEELFANMTFGRVDRLETRNDTDVNRFSLFSRVNYQFNNKWLLTGTVRADASSKFAKENRVGVFPAVALGWKISEEGFLSNSTFVDELKLRVSYGETGNDRIDATATQFLFQGSTNRGPGFGNVDNVYYTPSSSVLYNPDLVWETTINRNLGLDFAFMRARIEGSLDFYSNTTRDLLLQSAIPPNTGFTAQWDNIGSTSNKGFELGINVFLLDKPDFSLSVNFNTGVNIAKIVALDGTTERFFQSNWASTDLNNINDYYLQVGGKLGDIYGYVSDGMYSVDDFQSYDEVSGNYILKEGIPTSGPVVGNTNIKPGYMKLKDLNGDGVIDANDRRVIGNALPKNQGGFGLNARYKGFDAQVFFNYQYGNDVYNTGKIQYNQYRRVTYGNMLTTMSSDNRFTYIDVDGGYTGTPGEVVTDLGQLGEMNADKNIWSHNSFGIAGAVISDWAVEDGSFIRLNNLTMGYSFPRTLLSKIGLSQLRIYGTGSNLKLWSNYSGYDPEVSTSRSSSYAALTPGVDYSSFPRSRSYTVGLNVTF